In Quercus robur chromosome 10, dhQueRobu3.1, whole genome shotgun sequence, a genomic segment contains:
- the LOC126703037 gene encoding serine carboxypeptidase-like 45 gives MYHPFRKTMAIMAALMLQLCLFMEVDSYSSHSDKITRLPGQPHVGFQQFSGYVSVNDDDMKHKALFYYFVEAEIDPASKPLVLWLNGGPGCSSLGVGAFSENGPFRPNGEILVRNEYSWNREANILYLETPVGVGFSYSTDSSAYVAVDDEATAKDNLAFLKRWLNKFPQYRNRDLFIAGESYAGHYVPQLANLIIEINKKERVFNLKGISLGNPVLEFATDLNSRAEFFWSHGLISDSTYKMFTTSCNYSRYVSEYYRDTVSSVCSRVMSQVTKETSRFVDNYDVTLDVCTSSVYSQSKVISPQQVTESIDVCVEDETVNYLNRKDVQNALHARLVGVHKWLVCSNILKYELLNLEIPTISLVGELIKNGIPVLVYSGDQDSVIPLTGSRTLVHGLARELSLNTTVPYRVWFVGKQVGGWTQVYGNILSFATIRGASHEAPFSQPERSLMLFKSFLEGEPLPNTFD, from the exons ATGTACCATCCATTCAGGAAGACCATGGCAATAATGGCTGCACTTATGCTTCAGTTGTGCTTGTTCATGGAAGTTGACTCATATTCTTCTCATTCTGACAAGATTACAAGGCTTCCTGGACAACCCCATGTTGGCTTTCAACAGTTTTCAGGTTATGTAAGTGTGAATGATGATGATATGAAGCATAAAGCTCTTTTCTACTACTTTGTTGAAGCAGAAATAGATCCAGCTTCCAAGCCTCTTGTCCTCTGGCTGAATGGAG GGCCTGGTTGTTCCTCTTTGGGAGTCGGTGCATTTTCTGAAAATGGACCCTTTAGACCAAATGGGGAGATTCTGGTTAGAAATGAGTACAGCTGGAATAGAG AAGCAAATATATTATATCTAGAGACACCAGTTGGAGTGGGGTTCTCTTATTCTACTGATAGCTCAGCCTATGTGGCAGTGGATGATGAGGCAACAG cCAAGGATAATCTTGCATTCTTGAAACGCTGGTTGAACAAGTTTCCCCAATACAGGAATAGGGATTTGTTTATAGCAGGGGAAAGTTATGCAG GTCACTATGTTCCTCAACTTGCAAACCTTATCATTGAAATCAATAAAAAGGAGAGAGTATTCAATCTAAAAGGAATTTCT CTTGGCAATCCTGTTCTGGAATTTGCCACTGACTTAAATTCAAGGGCTGAGTTCTTTTGGTCTCATGGGTTAATATCCGATTCAACATACAAAATGTTCACTACTTCTTGTAACTATTCACGGTATGTGAGTGAGTATTACAGAGACACAGTGTCATCTGTTTGTTCAAGGGTTATGAGCCAGGTGACCAAAGAGACAAGTAGATTTGTAGACAACTACGATGTCACTCTTGACGTATGTACTTCATCTGTATACTCACAATCCAAAGTTATTAGTCCCCAG CAAGTAACTGAGAGCATAGATGTATGTGTGGAAGATGAAACTGTGAATTACTTAAACCGAAAAGATGTGCAAAACGCTCTCCATGCTCGGCTTGTTGGAGTTCACAAATGGCTTGTTTGCAGCAA CATCCTGAAATATGAGCTGCTCAACCTGGAAATTCCCACAATCTCTTTGGTTGGAGAACTTATCAAGAATGGAATTCCAGTCTTGGTTTACAG cGGAGACCAAGATTCTGTAATTCCACTGACTGGGAGCCGCACCTTGGTTCATGGACTGGCAAGGGAATTGAGCCTGAACACTACTGTCCCTTACAGGGTTTGGTTTGTGGGGAAGCAG GTTGGTGGGTGGACTCAAGTTTATGGTAACATACTATCATTTGCCACCATTAGAGGTGCCTCTCATGAGGCTCCATTCTCACAGCCAGAGAGATCACTCATGCTATTCAAGTCATTTCTTGAAGGCGAACCTCTACCAAATACTTTTGACTAG